From the genome of Deltaproteobacteria bacterium:
CCCTCGCGAGCAGCTCGCTCCTCGCCCGGGCCAGCTCCTCCCGGGCCTGATCCATCGCGACCGCCGCCCGCGCTGCCCGATCGGCGGCGGTCTGCTCCTGCCCTTCCGCCAGACCCAGGGACCGATTCGTGGCATCTACCTCACCCTGGAGCGCTCGCCGGTGCTCCTCGAGCGCTTGCAGCCGCTCACCGAGCACGTCGAGCCCCTCCTCCTGGATGGCCCGCTCGAGGGTCGCGAGGACCTCATCGGTGGCCGCGAGGCGAGCCCGATGTCCCTCCGATCGCCGGGTGGTGGCCGAGACCCTCTCTTCCAGCTCGGCCGCCCGGACCCGCGCGTGCTCGCGCTCCTGGGCGGCGAGGGCCAGGGCCTGGAGCGAGAGGCCCTCGAGGGCGTCTGCGGCCTTCCCGAGGGTCTCCTCGATCGCGTCCTCTCCCGCCGCCGCCGTGCTGGCGGCGTCGGCTCGGTCTTCGTTGGCCTCGGCCTCGGCTTCGAGATGATCGATCGCCTCGGCCAGCGCCCGGGCCCGGGCGGCGGTGCCCAGCCAACGGGGCGGTCCCGGGAGCAGGCGCTCGTCGGCTCGCGCGTGGCGGAGGTGCCCCTCCCCGGTGAGGAAGGAGCGCTCGGGCTCCTCCGCGACCACGGCATCGGCGTCTTCCGGGGCGATCGGGGCGAGGTGGTAGGCGAGGAAGGACGTCGCCACGGCCTCCGCGCCACCGGCGGCCTCGATGTGCAACTCGTCGACGAGGCTGGTACCGCCCGGCGCGGCTCGAGGTGTCTTCCCGGTCCGGGGCGCCCGCGCGAGGGGGAGACCCGGCCACCGGGCGAGGAGGAGCCCGAGAGCCGCGTCGTGGTGCTCGGGTGCGACCACGAGCGCCGAGAGGAGTCGTGGTCCGAGGGCCCGCTCGAGGTAGCCCGTGCGCTCGAGGGAGACTCCCGGCCCAGGTTCGAGGCAACGGTAGAGGGGGGAGGCCGCGATCCCCTCGGCCGCGAGCGCGGCCAGGGCGCCCTCGAGATCGACGCCCGCGAGGGGCGGCGGTGGCTCGCCCCGGGCGCGGAGAGCCTCGGCCTCCGCTCGCGCCTGGCGGGCATGGGCACGGGCGTCTCGCTCGGTCTCCCGTAGCCCCGCCGCGCGCGCCGCCGCCTCGGACGCCCCCCGGAGCAGCGCATGAAGGACCTTCTGCTGGAGGCGCTCTAGCTCCTCGGGGAGCGGGCGGTCCGGTAGACGGTGCAATCCTCGCAGCTGATCCTGGAGTCGCCCCAGGGCGTCCAACCCGACCGGCCCGAGGTGGGGAGCGCTGGAGGCCCCGACCCCTTCGAGGATGCGCGTGCCCGCGCCCGCGAGCTCGGCCACCCGGGTGGTGGTGCGCTCTGCCTCCCCCGCCACCTGGCCCAGGACCCGGGAGGCGGTCTCCTGTTCCCGGATCGCCTCTCCCAGGGTGACGGCCTCGCGCTCTCGCGCGGCCGAGAGCTCCCTGCGCCGCTCGAGCAAGGCGATCCCTTCGCTCGCCCGGAGGCGCCCGCTCTCGGACTCCGCCGCCTCCAGGTCGATTCGCAAGGCGTGCAGCCTCTCCTCAAGCTCGCCGCGTGCGGCCCTCCTTACCTCGATGGCGGCGCGCGCCTCGGTCTCCTCGTGTTCGGCGCGCGCGGCCTCGTGGTGCGAACCCAGGTAGGCGTAGCGGCAAAGGACCTCCTTCTGGCCCTCGATCTCGTCGATCAGTCCGAGCAGGGTTCGTAGCTGCCCGAGCTCCTGGTCGAGGGCCGAGAGGTCGGTGCGGGTGCGCTCCATCGCCTCGAGGGCTCGGCGGATCTCGTGGAAGGCCCCCTCGTCCGGATCGGGCAGGAGGGAGGCGAAGAGGCCGCCGAAGTTCTCGGTGGCGGCGACCAGGTCGCGGTAGGCCTTGCCGGCCGCGAGGAAGTGGCTGACCTGCTCGAAGCTCGCCCGGCTGCCGAAGAGGCGCTCGCCCACCCGGGTGCGGTAGCGGCCGAGGTCCATCAGGGAGCCCGCCGGCAGATGCTCGGCGAGCTCGGCCCGGTCCCGCACCCGCCGGCCCTCCGCGGTCTGCTCGACCAGCTCGATCTCGGAGAGGGGGAGGGGGGCGATGATGCCCCAGCGGTCCGGCCGCGAGTCCGGGCCCGCCGCGAAGGCGCCCAGCCCGATGGTCAGGACGCTCTTGCGCTGCGCGTCGGAGAGCTCGAGCAGGCAGTAGCCCACCGCGCCCTCGGGGCGGCGGTGCCCCCGCTCGAGGTCGTGCCGGAGCAGGATGCCGGCGAGATCCCGTCCCTCGCCGCGCCGACCCCGGACCCGCGCCGCCGCGTTCAGCTCGACACCCAGGGCCCCGGTCAGGGCCAGATGCACGGCATCGAGCACCGTGGTCTTGCCGGCGCCATTGTCACCCACGAGGAAGAGGCTGCCGTCGAGGGCGATGGTCTCGTCGGTGAAGTTGTGCCAGTTGACCATCCTCACCGCGCGTAGCTCGAGTCCACTCATGCCTCACCTCCCTCGTCGCCACCGGGCTCGTCGACGACGCGCTGCCACGCCACGGGTCCGGAAGCCTCGTCGTCGCCCGGCTCGAGCAGCCGCGCCGTCGTGCCCCGGTGAGGTGTCGAGGCGCCTTCTCCATAGCCCGCGGGGACGCTCTCCATGGGCGTCTCGAACGCATCGAGGGATTCGGGGGCCTCGGCGGTCTCCTCCGGCTCCGGCAGGCCGTGCGCGCGCCGGATGATCGGCTCGGCCAGGCGCGAGGGCTCGTAGCAGCGAATACCCGGCAGGAAGGCCCAGAGCTCCTGGAGCTCGCCGCCTTCGTCGTCGCCCCGCTCGATCAGCTCGAGGAAGCGGTGCCGCTCCAGCTCGCGGAAGAGGGTCGCGGTGGCCGCGAGGATCTCCCGGTCGGTGGGGGCCGCCTCGCCGAGCACCTTTCGGTAGCGGGCGACCGCGTGGGTGAGGAAGTCGGAGAGGAGGAAGCGCAGATCCTCGTCGTGCTCGGGGTGGACGTTCTGGGCCGCGAGGGAGAGCTCGTGGAACTCGAGCAGCAGCATGAAGCCGACGGCCTGATCCCGGCGGGTCAGATCGAAGAGGCTGCGGTGCCTGGGGGTGAGCGCAGGGTTGGTGGGAGCGCCAGCGCGGAAGAGGCGGGCGACCTTGCGATCGACGAAGAGGTCCCAGCCGAAGTGCTCCTCGAAGAAGTGCTGGAATGCGGCCCGGTTGCGTCGCAGGTAGTCGAAGAGGTCCCGGTCGTCCTGCCGGTAGAAGAAGGTGGACTCGGTGAGGCAGTTGAGGATCCGGCGGCTGCGGACCCGGGAGAGTCGGTCGAGGGGAGTGGACTCCCCCGTGGGGGTCGTGTCGGTCTGGATATCGTTCATCGTCTCTTCCTCCGGAGCAGGGCGTCGGGCAGGTCGAGCTCGAAGCGCTCGGTCGTCAGCAGCGCCCGCCCCTCGGCAGGTTCGAGGGAGAAGGTGAGGTGAGGCCGCGCCTTGCCGCCGCGTAGGCGATAGGCCAGCAGGCCACCGACCACCGCCCGGGCGTCGGCGAGCTCGGTGAGCTGCCCCGCCGAGAGCAGGGCCTCCGGGCGGCCCGCGAACACTCTCAGCTCGAGGAGCTCGCAGAGGCTCGCCAGGCGGCCGAGCTCGAGCTCCCGGGAGGCGCCCGGCCGGCCCTGCTTCTCCTCCAGCAGGCCGCCCCGGAAGGCGGGCCGGCTGCTCTCGTGGCGCCGGGCGGGGCGAGGCGGGGGCGCCCGGGAGGTCGGGGTGCCCCCGCGGCCGTCGGTCCGCAGGAGGACCGGGGCGACGAGCTCCTCGACGAAGCGCCAGGCGAGCGCGTCGGCCTCGGGGCCTGCCAGCCTGAGCAGCTCGTCGGTCCGGGCGCGCAGGGTCTCGATGCGCAGGTTCCGGAGGCGGACGGCCTCGACGTGTCGCTGGAGGCGGCGGATGACCTCGCGGGTGCGGCGGTTGATCCGCAGACAGAGGGCCTCGAGCCCGGCGCCCGGCGTGAAGAAGCGGCGCAGCCCCTCGATCAGCTCGGTCGGATGGCGAAGACCGACGATCGGACCGCCGCCCGGTTGCAGGGCCTCGAGCCGCTGCTGCTGCAAGGAAGAGGCACGTGTCCAGAGCGCTTCGAAACGCTCGCTGGCGAGCGTGGCCAGGGCCATGCGAACGGCCCGCCCCCGCTCGTGTAGCACCGCCAGGTAGCGCTCGACGTAGCGCTCCAGGTGCCCGGCGAGTGCCTGCAGTTCGCTCACCTTGAAGGGCTCGGTGAGGAAGCGTGCGAGCGCGTCGCCCACACCCACCAGCTCCTCGGCGATGCGCTCGGTGGCCAGGTCGGCTTCGTGGAGCAGGTGGAGCGCCCGCTCGATCTCCTGGTCGTCAAGGGGTTCTTCCCCACGGTCTCCCGCGCGCTTCAGGCAGCGAGTGGCCTCCTTGAGCTGCCCGTGGATGTCGGCCAAGAGGTTGGCGCCGAGCTCGCGCCCCCCCTGACCGTCCTCGCGGCTCTGGCTCTCCAGGAAGGAGAGGAGGCCCGAGACCCGCGGGTCGATCCGCAAGAGCAGCTTCTCCCGGCCCCGGTCGCCGAGGCGCCGGATCCGGGTGGGCTCGATCCGCTCGGTGACGGCGCCCCAGGCCCGCAGCTGCTCGAGGTCCTGCCGGAAGAGGACGGCGTCGTAGGGCAGGCCGAGCCGCCGCTCGACCTCGGGGGCGACCTCGGCGAGGAGGGCGTCGTGGGCCACCTCCATCTCGTGGTCGAGGCGCCGCCGATGCAGGGTCCAGAGCAGGATGAGGTAGACTCCCCGCCGAGCCTCCACCAGGAAGCGAAAGCGCTGC
Proteins encoded in this window:
- a CDS encoding SbcC/MukB-like Walker B domain-containing protein yields the protein MSGLELRAVRMVNWHNFTDETIALDGSLFLVGDNGAGKTTVLDAVHLALTGALGVELNAAARVRGRRGEGRDLAGILLRHDLERGHRRPEGAVGYCLLELSDAQRKSVLTIGLGAFAAGPDSRPDRWGIIAPLPLSEIELVEQTAEGRRVRDRAELAEHLPAGSLMDLGRYRTRVGERLFGSRASFEQVSHFLAAGKAYRDLVAATENFGGLFASLLPDPDEGAFHEIRRALEAMERTRTDLSALDQELGQLRTLLGLIDEIEGQKEVLCRYAYLGSHHEAARAEHEETEARAAIEVRRAARGELEERLHALRIDLEAAESESGRLRASEGIALLERRRELSAAREREAVTLGEAIREQETASRVLGQVAGEAERTTTRVAELAGAGTRILEGVGASSAPHLGPVGLDALGRLQDQLRGLHRLPDRPLPEELERLQQKVLHALLRGASEAAARAAGLRETERDARAHARQARAEAEALRARGEPPPPLAGVDLEGALAALAAEGIAASPLYRCLEPGPGVSLERTGYLERALGPRLLSALVVAPEHHDAALGLLLARWPGLPLARAPRTGKTPRAAPGGTSLVDELHIEAAGGAEAVATSFLAYHLAPIAPEDADAVVAEEPERSFLTGEGHLRHARADERLLPGPPRWLGTAARARALAEAIDHLEAEAEANEDRADAASTAAAGEDAIEETLGKAADALEGLSLQALALAAQEREHARVRAAELEERVSATTRRSEGHRARLAATDEVLATLERAIQEEGLDVLGERLQALEEHRRALQGEVDATNRSLGLAEGQEQTAADRAARAAVAMDQAREELARARSELLARVAAEHRADLDTYVFVHKKGGQLKVANLPGRIEQAQRQLATLEERLSGSDGLRHPLLWQKYAFSRDAGSEQLIDTTGATLGEVSSKLQGQVDELQAALGEGRDDLLERIVLEDLVSTLRGEVFGLERTIADINQLVADLSFGSTRYRIRAHLKPEMRRPHKLLEETSSISPAKTAELKDYFAARLDELSSEDDALPPLLDYRKWFDFELELFRVGEDGVALSRERLRQGSGGEQAVPSYLLLFCLSLLLYQGIEASVRLLLLDEAFYGIDAGRRDELLRFCTRAGITLVVATPELDGISEALDRSTTLLVEKSPEGDVFLHDYRFARKTETLFERALPEADTLRIGVEAEAGA
- a CDS encoding DUF2398 family protein, with translation MNDIQTDTTPTGESTPLDRLSRVRSRRILNCLTESTFFYRQDDRDLFDYLRRNRAAFQHFFEEHFGWDLFVDRKVARLFRAGAPTNPALTPRHRSLFDLTRRDQAVGFMLLLEFHELSLAAQNVHPEHDEDLRFLLSDFLTHAVARYRKVLGEAAPTDREILAATATLFRELERHRFLELIERGDDEGGELQELWAFLPGIRCYEPSRLAEPIIRRAHGLPEPEETAEAPESLDAFETPMESVPAGYGEGASTPHRGTTARLLEPGDDEASGPVAWQRVVDEPGGDEGGEA
- a CDS encoding DUF2397 family protein, producing MKDDGSNNPEALDRVSRALGDGQRFRFLVEARRGVYLILLWTLHRRRLDHEMEVAHDALLAEVAPEVERRLGLPYDAVLFRQDLEQLRAWGAVTERIEPTRIRRLGDRGREKLLLRIDPRVSGLLSFLESQSREDGQGGRELGANLLADIHGQLKEATRCLKRAGDRGEEPLDDQEIERALHLLHEADLATERIAEELVGVGDALARFLTEPFKVSELQALAGHLERYVERYLAVLHERGRAVRMALATLASERFEALWTRASSLQQQRLEALQPGGGPIVGLRHPTELIEGLRRFFTPGAGLEALCLRINRRTREVIRRLQRHVEAVRLRNLRIETLRARTDELLRLAGPEADALAWRFVEELVAPVLLRTDGRGGTPTSRAPPPRPARRHESSRPAFRGGLLEEKQGRPGASRELELGRLASLCELLELRVFAGRPEALLSAGQLTELADARAVVGGLLAYRLRGGKARPHLTFSLEPAEGRALLTTERFELDLPDALLRRKRR